In Spea bombifrons isolate aSpeBom1 chromosome 12, aSpeBom1.2.pri, whole genome shotgun sequence, the following proteins share a genomic window:
- the JAM3 gene encoding junctional adhesion molecule C isoform X2, with translation MVAPGVPIAGLLLLLQYGCSVVAVELATGNPFPVVQEYQSVELSCIIKSTNTNDPRIEWKKIRNDETSYVYFENTIQGDLRNRAQVQSKSSLVILNTSRTDTGMYRCEVAAMDDDKKIAEISISLTVQVKPVAPKCSVPKAVPVGKSAALHCQESEGYPGSSYTWIRNGDPLPADSKSNPKFINSSFTADPKTGTLLFSAVTKGDMGSYYCIASNAAGSATCEEQVLEVYDLNVGGIVGGILVVVLVLALITAGICCAYRKGYFAGGTKSSGQK, from the exons ATGGTGGCACCGGGAGTACCGATAGCGGGGCTTCTACTGCTGCTTCAGTACG gctGCAGCGTTGTGGCCGTGGAGTTGGCTACCGGTAACCCGTTCCCCGTGGTGCAGGAATATCAGA GCGTCGAGCTCTCCTGTATAATTAAAAGCACCAACACCAACGATCCCAGAATTGAATGGAAGAAAATCCGCAACGACGAAacctcatacgtctatttcgaGAACACCATCCAAG GTGATTTAAGGAACCGCGCGCAGGTTCAGTCCAAGAGCTCCCTGGTGATTCTCAACACCAGCCGCACAGACACCGGCATGTACCGCTGCGAGGTGGCCGCCATGGACGACGACAAGAAGATCGCCGAGATCAGCATCTCGCTCACCGTTCAAG TAAAACCAGTGGCTCCCAAGTGCAGCGTCCCCAAAGCGGTCCCGGTGGGGAAGTCCGCGGCGCTCCACTGCCAGGAGAGCGAGGGGTACCCCGGCTCCAGCTACACCTGGATCCGCAACGGCGACCCCCTCCCCGCCGACTCCAAATCCAACCCCAAATTCATCAATTCTTCTTTCACCGCCGATCCAAAGACCGGCACCCTG ctattttcgGCGGTAACCAAAGGCGACATGGGGAGCTATTACTGCATCGCGAGCAACGCCGCCGGCTCGGCCACGTGCGAGGAGCAAGTGCTGGAAGTGT ATGACCTGAACGTCGGCGGCATCGTCGGGGGCATTCTGGTCGTGGTCCTGGTCCTGGCGCTGATCACCGCCGGCATCTGCTGCGCGTATCGGAAGGGTTACTTCGCCGGCGGCACCAAATCCAGCGGACAGAAGTAA
- the JAM3 gene encoding junctional adhesion molecule C isoform X1 → MVAPGVPIAGLLLLLQYGCSVVAVELATGNPFPVVQEYQSVELSCIIKSTNTNDPRIEWKKIRNDETSYVYFENTIQGDLRNRAQVQSKSSLVILNTSRTDTGMYRCEVAAMDDDKKIAEISISLTVQVKPVAPKCSVPKAVPVGKSAALHCQESEGYPGSSYTWIRNGDPLPADSKSNPKFINSSFTADPKTGTLLFSAVTKGDMGSYYCIASNAAGSATCEEQVLEVYDLNVGGIVGGILVVVLVLALITAGICCAYRKGYFAGGTKSSGQNYKNPAKSEGVNYMRTGDEGDFRHKSSFVI, encoded by the exons ATGGTGGCACCGGGAGTACCGATAGCGGGGCTTCTACTGCTGCTTCAGTACG gctGCAGCGTTGTGGCCGTGGAGTTGGCTACCGGTAACCCGTTCCCCGTGGTGCAGGAATATCAGA GCGTCGAGCTCTCCTGTATAATTAAAAGCACCAACACCAACGATCCCAGAATTGAATGGAAGAAAATCCGCAACGACGAAacctcatacgtctatttcgaGAACACCATCCAAG GTGATTTAAGGAACCGCGCGCAGGTTCAGTCCAAGAGCTCCCTGGTGATTCTCAACACCAGCCGCACAGACACCGGCATGTACCGCTGCGAGGTGGCCGCCATGGACGACGACAAGAAGATCGCCGAGATCAGCATCTCGCTCACCGTTCAAG TAAAACCAGTGGCTCCCAAGTGCAGCGTCCCCAAAGCGGTCCCGGTGGGGAAGTCCGCGGCGCTCCACTGCCAGGAGAGCGAGGGGTACCCCGGCTCCAGCTACACCTGGATCCGCAACGGCGACCCCCTCCCCGCCGACTCCAAATCCAACCCCAAATTCATCAATTCTTCTTTCACCGCCGATCCAAAGACCGGCACCCTG ctattttcgGCGGTAACCAAAGGCGACATGGGGAGCTATTACTGCATCGCGAGCAACGCCGCCGGCTCGGCCACGTGCGAGGAGCAAGTGCTGGAAGTGT ATGACCTGAACGTCGGCGGCATCGTCGGGGGCATTCTGGTCGTGGTCCTGGTCCTGGCGCTGATCACCGCCGGCATCTGCTGCGCGTATCGGAAGGGTTACTTCGCCGGCGGCACCAAATCCAGCGGACAGAA CTATAAAAACCCGGCAAAGTCAGAAGGCGTGAATTACATGCGGACCGGCGACGAG GGAGATTTCAGACACAAATCGTCTTTTGTCATCTGA